The Georgenia sp. TF02-10 genome window below encodes:
- a CDS encoding PLP-dependent aspartate aminotransferase family protein, giving the protein MDTSDSPAQLAAATLAVTAGRPERTQGAPVNPPVVLSSTYVSTREPGPELLYARYATETWSPLEEAVAALEGAELPGLVFSSGMAAVDAALRLAAPGTAIVVPRHAYLATLTAAREQAEREGSVVREVDIADTAAVAAALAPADGVPAGLLWIESPTNPMLEVADIPALVAAARLAGARTVVDNTFATPLAQRPLAHGADVVVHSATKYLAGHSDVLLGVAVTDDPDLRARLHARRTTGGAVAGPWEAWLALRGLRTLALRVDRSQASALELAGRLAADPRVVQVVHPGLPSHPQHTRAAALMTGFGSVLTLRPVGGATAADALTEAVRLWVPATSLGGVESTLERRRRLAAEAPTVPTDLLRLSVGIEDVADLWADLDQALDVATGR; this is encoded by the coding sequence GTGGACACCTCGGACTCCCCCGCCCAGCTCGCGGCCGCCACCCTCGCCGTCACCGCGGGCCGCCCGGAACGGACCCAGGGCGCGCCGGTCAACCCGCCGGTGGTGCTCTCCAGCACCTACGTCTCCACCCGGGAACCAGGGCCGGAGCTGCTCTACGCGCGCTACGCCACCGAGACCTGGTCCCCACTGGAGGAGGCGGTGGCCGCGCTGGAGGGCGCCGAGCTGCCCGGGCTCGTCTTCTCCTCCGGGATGGCCGCCGTCGACGCGGCGCTCCGCCTGGCCGCACCCGGCACCGCGATCGTGGTCCCGCGGCACGCCTACCTGGCCACCCTGACCGCCGCCCGGGAGCAGGCCGAGCGCGAGGGGTCGGTGGTCCGGGAGGTCGACATCGCGGACACGGCCGCCGTCGCCGCCGCGCTCGCGCCGGCCGACGGCGTGCCGGCCGGGCTGCTGTGGATCGAGTCCCCGACCAACCCGATGCTGGAGGTGGCGGACATCCCGGCGCTGGTCGCCGCCGCCCGCCTGGCCGGCGCCCGGACCGTCGTGGACAACACCTTCGCCACGCCGCTGGCCCAGCGCCCGCTCGCGCACGGCGCGGACGTCGTCGTGCACTCGGCCACGAAATACCTGGCCGGGCACTCCGACGTCCTCCTCGGCGTGGCCGTCACCGACGACCCCGACCTGCGCGCCCGGCTGCACGCCCGGCGCACCACCGGCGGAGCGGTCGCCGGGCCGTGGGAGGCCTGGCTGGCGCTGCGCGGGCTGCGGACCCTCGCCCTGCGGGTGGACCGCTCCCAGGCCAGCGCCCTCGAGCTCGCCGGCCGGCTCGCCGCGGACCCCCGGGTGGTCCAGGTGGTCCACCCCGGCCTGCCCAGCCACCCCCAGCACACCCGCGCGGCGGCCCTGATGACGGGTTTCGGCTCGGTGCTCACGCTGCGTCCGGTCGGCGGGGCGACGGCGGCCGACGCGCTCACCGAGGCCGTGCGGCTGTGGGTACCGGCAACCAGCCTCGGCGGCGTGGAGTCCACCCTGGAGCGCCGGCGCCGCCTCGCCGCCGAGGCGCCGACCGTGCCGACGGACCTGCTGCGCCTGAGCGTGGGCATCGAGGACGTCGCAGACCTGTGGGCGGACCTCGACCAGGCGCTGGACGTCGCCACCGGGAGGTGA
- a CDS encoding alpha/beta fold hydrolase has product MQARLATGVRLAYAAQGPPDGVPVVLLHAWAESGGSFDLLRPRLPPALRVLVPDLRGHGASDKPAHGYALPQVAADVVAFLDAVGLPAAWLVGASSGGYVAQAVAVDHPGRVLGLVLVGAPRSLRGRPPFADEVARLVDPVDLDQVRRVLGTLPVSPAVPEGFVAARLHDGTKMPARVWRASLDGLATAVPPTEAGTVRAPTLLLWGDADHLVPRAEVDRLRAAIPAAELQVCPGAGHLLLWERPADVAAAVGELVLARPS; this is encoded by the coding sequence ATGCAGGCCCGGCTGGCGACCGGTGTCCGGCTCGCCTACGCCGCCCAGGGACCGCCGGACGGGGTCCCGGTGGTGCTGCTGCACGCCTGGGCGGAGTCCGGGGGCAGCTTCGATCTCCTCCGCCCCCGCCTGCCGCCCGCGCTGCGCGTCCTCGTCCCGGACCTGCGCGGCCACGGCGCCTCGGACAAGCCCGCCCACGGCTACGCCCTGCCGCAGGTGGCCGCCGACGTCGTGGCGTTCCTGGACGCCGTCGGGCTGCCGGCGGCCTGGCTGGTGGGCGCCTCCAGCGGCGGGTACGTGGCCCAGGCGGTCGCCGTCGACCACCCCGGCCGGGTCCTCGGGCTGGTCCTCGTCGGGGCGCCGCGCAGCCTGCGCGGGCGCCCGCCGTTCGCCGACGAGGTGGCCCGGCTGGTCGACCCGGTCGATCTGGACCAGGTCCGCCGCGTGCTCGGCACCCTCCCGGTGTCCCCGGCCGTGCCGGAGGGGTTCGTCGCGGCCCGCCTGCACGACGGCACGAAGATGCCCGCCCGGGTCTGGCGGGCCAGCCTGGACGGCCTGGCGACGGCGGTGCCGCCCACCGAGGCGGGGACGGTCCGCGCGCCGACCCTCCTGCTCTGGGGCGACGCGGACCACCTGGTGCCCCGCGCGGAGGTCGACCGGCTCCGCGCCGCCATCCCCGCCGCCGAGCTGCAGGTCTGCCCGGGCGCCGGCCACCTCCTGCTCTGGGAGCGGCCGGCGGACGTGGCGGCCGCCGTCGGCGAGCTCGTCCTGGCCCGTCCCTCGTAG
- a CDS encoding thiamine-phosphate kinase codes for MRPDRPVSALNEDELIASFVPLLPRGRNTLVPTGDDAAVIAAPDGRFCVSTDVLVEGHHFRPAWSTGADVGWRAAMQNLADIAAMGAEPTTLVVSLVLPPATPVAWVHDLARGLTEACGPLGVGVDGGDLSAGEQLVVAVTVHGDLGGREPVLRSGARPGDVVAHAGVLGRGAAGYALLSGGRRGGADDEDLVRDFLRPRPALSAGVAAARAGARAMMDVSDGLLRDARRLARASGVVLDLAPPADAVPAAVAALADAATRLGADPVEWVLTGGEDHGMLATFPAGVPLPAGFIPLGRADEPAPGRPAGTVTVGGRQPQVRPGWDHFSG; via the coding sequence GTGCGCCCCGACCGTCCCGTCTCCGCCCTGAACGAGGACGAGCTCATCGCCTCCTTCGTCCCCCTGCTGCCCCGCGGCCGGAACACCCTGGTGCCGACCGGTGACGACGCCGCGGTCATCGCCGCCCCCGACGGCCGGTTCTGCGTCTCCACCGACGTCCTGGTCGAGGGCCACCACTTCCGCCCGGCCTGGTCCACCGGCGCCGACGTCGGGTGGCGTGCCGCGATGCAGAACCTGGCCGACATCGCCGCCATGGGGGCCGAGCCGACGACGCTGGTCGTCTCTCTCGTCCTGCCGCCCGCCACGCCGGTGGCCTGGGTGCACGACCTCGCCCGCGGACTAACGGAGGCGTGCGGCCCGCTCGGGGTCGGGGTCGACGGCGGGGACCTCTCCGCCGGCGAGCAGCTCGTCGTCGCCGTCACCGTGCACGGGGACCTGGGCGGGCGGGAGCCGGTGCTGCGCTCCGGCGCCCGGCCCGGCGACGTCGTGGCCCACGCCGGGGTGCTGGGCCGCGGCGCCGCCGGGTACGCGCTGCTCAGCGGCGGCCGGCGCGGCGGGGCCGACGACGAGGATCTCGTCCGGGACTTCCTACGGCCACGCCCGGCGCTCTCCGCCGGCGTCGCCGCCGCCCGCGCCGGAGCCCGCGCGATGATGGACGTCTCCGACGGACTGCTGCGCGACGCCCGGCGCCTGGCCCGGGCCTCCGGCGTCGTGCTGGACCTCGCGCCGCCGGCCGACGCCGTCCCCGCGGCGGTAGCGGCGCTTGCCGACGCCGCCACCCGGCTCGGGGCGGACCCGGTCGAGTGGGTGCTCACCGGCGGGGAGGACCACGGCATGCTCGCGACGTTCCCGGCGGGGGTGCCCCTGCCGGCCGGCTTCATCCCGCTCGGCCGGGCCGACGAGCCGGCGCCCGGGCGACCCGCCGGCACCGTCACCGTCGGCGGGCGGCAGCCGCAGGTCCGTCCGGGGTGGGACCACTTCAGCGGGTGA
- a CDS encoding DUF3515 family protein, giving the protein MARRPVPRRRRALGPAAGGLVAAAVLAGCAAPVSVTPGEEAREPVCAEVLQATPDDLGGLERRSTTAQAATAWGEPAVTLRCGVSPPGPTTDRCLSIEADGQSVDWIAVPDEDAGAGAEDAETEAEAEDAPDDPAGRGGWTFVTYGRIPAVEVVVPVEQAGEQPTAALVELAPAVAVVPAERFCVGPDDAG; this is encoded by the coding sequence GTGGCCCGCCGACCCGTCCCCCGCCGTCGCCGGGCCCTCGGGCCGGCCGCCGGCGGGCTGGTCGCCGCGGCAGTGCTCGCCGGGTGCGCGGCGCCGGTGTCCGTGACCCCCGGGGAGGAGGCGCGAGAGCCGGTGTGCGCGGAGGTCCTGCAGGCCACGCCGGACGACCTCGGCGGCCTCGAGCGCCGGTCCACCACCGCCCAGGCGGCCACCGCGTGGGGGGAGCCGGCGGTCACCCTGCGCTGCGGGGTGAGCCCGCCGGGCCCGACGACGGACCGGTGCCTGAGCATCGAGGCCGATGGGCAGTCGGTGGACTGGATCGCGGTGCCGGACGAGGACGCCGGCGCCGGGGCGGAGGACGCCGAGACCGAGGCCGAGGCGGAGGACGCCCCCGACGACCCAGCCGGCCGCGGCGGGTGGACGTTCGTCACCTACGGGCGAATACCGGCGGTGGAGGTCGTCGTGCCGGTGGAGCAGGCCGGCGAGCAGCCCACCGCCGCACTGGTCGAGCTCGCCCCGGCGGTGGCGGTCGTCCCGGCGGAGCGGTTCTGCGTCGGCCCGGACGACGCCGGCTGA
- a CDS encoding D-alanine--D-alanine ligase family protein → MSTDPGPAAQEGASARPAPAAPPTATAPPASAPVSPAAAPTGATAAGAPRRVRVAVVFGGRSGEHSVSCATAASVLSAIDRDTYDVVPVGVTRAGEWVLAPDDPAALAGGRAEVSPAGPRILLAPGQGTTPLVLDGTGDGAQPTNDAAPAGAEPAPVELGPVDVVLPLLHGPYGEDGTLQGLLEMTGARYVGSGVLASAAAMDKHYMKVILAGHGLPVGPYTVITPRLWRTDKARALDAVASLDFPVFVKPARGGSSLGISRVERLADVEAAVVAAQQHDPKVIVEAGVAGREVECGVLGGPDDAEPRTSVPGEIILTAPATGFYDYDTKYLDTDPLTISVPAELPPEATDRVRELAAAAFTALGCEGLARVDFFYSRPGEVIINEVNTMPGFTPFSMYPLVWERSGLSYPELIDELIRLALARPAGLR, encoded by the coding sequence ATGAGCACCGATCCCGGCCCGGCCGCCCAGGAGGGCGCCAGCGCCCGCCCCGCGCCTGCCGCGCCCCCGACGGCCACCGCGCCCCCCGCATCCGCCCCCGTCAGCCCGGCCGCCGCCCCCACCGGGGCCACCGCCGCCGGCGCCCCCCGCCGGGTGCGGGTCGCCGTCGTCTTCGGGGGCCGCAGCGGAGAACACTCCGTCAGCTGCGCCACCGCCGCGAGCGTGCTGAGCGCCATCGACCGGGACACCTACGACGTGGTGCCGGTCGGGGTCACCCGGGCCGGGGAGTGGGTGCTCGCCCCGGACGACCCGGCCGCGCTCGCCGGGGGACGGGCCGAGGTCAGCCCGGCGGGGCCCCGCATCCTGCTCGCCCCCGGCCAGGGCACAACCCCGCTGGTCCTCGACGGGACCGGCGACGGCGCCCAGCCCACCAACGACGCCGCGCCCGCCGGCGCCGAGCCCGCACCCGTCGAGCTCGGCCCCGTCGACGTGGTCCTGCCGCTGCTGCACGGTCCGTACGGCGAGGACGGCACACTCCAGGGCCTGCTGGAGATGACCGGCGCCCGCTACGTCGGCTCCGGTGTGCTCGCCTCGGCCGCGGCGATGGACAAGCACTACATGAAGGTCATCCTCGCCGGGCACGGCCTGCCGGTGGGGCCGTACACGGTGATCACCCCCCGGCTGTGGCGCACGGACAAGGCCCGGGCGCTCGACGCCGTCGCCTCGCTGGACTTCCCGGTCTTCGTCAAGCCTGCCCGCGGCGGGTCCTCCCTGGGCATCAGCCGGGTGGAGCGGCTGGCGGACGTCGAGGCCGCCGTCGTCGCGGCCCAGCAGCACGACCCGAAGGTGATCGTCGAGGCTGGCGTGGCCGGCCGGGAGGTCGAGTGCGGGGTGCTGGGCGGGCCGGACGACGCCGAGCCGCGGACCTCGGTCCCCGGGGAGATCATCCTGACCGCCCCGGCCACCGGGTTCTACGACTACGACACCAAGTACCTCGACACCGACCCGCTGACCATCTCCGTGCCGGCCGAGCTGCCGCCGGAGGCCACCGACCGGGTCCGCGAGCTCGCGGCCGCCGCCTTCACCGCCCTCGGCTGCGAGGGGCTGGCGCGGGTGGACTTCTTCTACAGCCGCCCGGGCGAGGTGATCATCAACGAGGTCAACACAATGCCGGGCTTCACCCCGTTCTCGATGTACCCCCTGGTGTGGGAACGGTCGGGGCTGAGCTACCCCGAGCTCATCGACGAGCTGATCCGGCTGGCCCTGGCCCGGCCCGCCGGGCTGCGCTGA
- a CDS encoding pyridoxamine 5'-phosphate oxidase family protein: MAADTYLEVLGRQECLALLRTAPVGWLAYPAGDRAGLVPVNFTVDDDGVVIRTGYGAKLAAAAHHQMMTFGAGSIDGAGRTGWSVLITGRARVVDDDDPAALLLAAPEPWAPGERDSLVVVPLTEVSGRRIGRG; this comes from the coding sequence ATGGCCGCAGACACCTACCTGGAAGTCCTCGGCCGGCAGGAGTGCCTCGCGCTGCTCCGCACCGCGCCGGTGGGCTGGCTGGCGTACCCGGCCGGGGACCGGGCGGGCCTGGTCCCGGTCAACTTCACGGTCGACGACGACGGCGTGGTGATCCGCACCGGGTACGGCGCCAAGCTGGCCGCGGCCGCCCACCACCAGATGATGACGTTCGGCGCCGGGTCCATCGACGGCGCCGGGCGCACCGGCTGGTCGGTGCTCATCACCGGCCGGGCCCGCGTGGTCGACGACGACGACCCGGCGGCCCTGTTGCTGGCCGCCCCCGAGCCGTGGGCGCCGGGCGAGCGGGACTCCCTGGTCGTCGTGCCGCTGACCGAGGTCTCCGGCCGCCGGATCGGGCGGGGCTGA